In a genomic window of Streptomyces pristinaespiralis:
- the rapZ gene encoding RNase adapter RapZ — translation MTEHDGDGAADVSTGNGTEPRETTADVAIPELVIISGMSGAGRSTAAKCLEDLGWFVVDNLPPALIPTMVELGARSQGNVARIAVVVDVRGRRFFDNLRESLADLDAKQVTRRIVFLESSDDALVRRFESVRRPHPLQGDGRIVDGIAAERDLLRELRGDADLVIDTSGLNVHELRAKMDAQFAGDEKPELRATVMSFGFKYGLPVDADLVVDMRFLPNPHWVPELRPFTGLNEEVSNYVFNQPGAKEFLDRYTELLQLIAGGYRREGKRYVTVAVGCTGGKHRSVATSEKLAARLSAAGVETVVVHRDLGRE, via the coding sequence ATGACTGAGCACGACGGAGACGGAGCGGCAGACGTGAGTACGGGCAACGGCACCGAGCCCCGTGAGACCACGGCGGACGTGGCCATCCCGGAGCTGGTGATCATCTCCGGTATGTCGGGCGCGGGCCGCAGTACGGCCGCCAAGTGCCTGGAGGACCTCGGCTGGTTCGTCGTCGACAACCTGCCGCCCGCGCTGATCCCCACGATGGTGGAGCTCGGCGCCCGCTCCCAGGGCAATGTCGCCCGGATCGCGGTCGTCGTCGACGTACGCGGCCGGCGCTTCTTCGACAACCTCCGCGAGTCCCTGGCCGACCTGGACGCCAAGCAGGTCACCCGCCGGATCGTCTTCCTGGAGTCCTCGGACGACGCCCTGGTGCGCCGTTTCGAGTCGGTCCGGCGCCCGCACCCGCTGCAGGGCGACGGCCGGATCGTCGACGGCATCGCGGCCGAGCGCGACCTGCTGCGGGAGCTGCGCGGCGACGCCGACCTGGTGATCGACACCTCCGGCCTGAACGTCCACGAGCTGCGCGCCAAGATGGATGCCCAGTTCGCGGGCGACGAGAAGCCCGAGCTGCGGGCCACGGTGATGTCGTTCGGCTTCAAGTACGGCCTGCCCGTCGACGCGGACCTCGTCGTCGACATGCGCTTCCTGCCGAACCCGCACTGGGTGCCGGAGCTGCGTCCCTTCACCGGCCTGAACGAAGAGGTGTCGAACTACGTCTTCAACCAGCCCGGCGCCAAGGAGTTCCTCGACCGCTACACCGAGCTGCTCCAGCTGATCGCCGGCGGGTACCGCCGGGAGGGCAAGCGCTATGTGACCGTCGCCGTCGGCTGCACCGGCGGCAAGCACCGCTCCGTCGCCACCTCGGAGAAGCTCGCCGCCCGTCTGTCCGCCGCCGGTGTCGAGACCGTCGTCGTCCACCGGGACCTGGGGCGCGAGTGA
- the uvrC gene encoding excinuclease ABC subunit UvrC — MADPSSYRPKPGQIPDSPGVYRFRDEHRRVIYVGKAKSLRQRLASYFQDLANLHPRTRTMVTTAASVEWTVVSTEVEALQLEYSWIKEYDPRFNVKYRDDKSYPYLAVTLNEEFPRVQVMRGAKRKGVRYFGPYGHAWAIRETVDLMLRVFPVRTCSAGVFRNHVQKGRPCLLGYIGKCSAPCVGRVTPEEHRELAEEFCDFMAGRTGTYIRRLEKQMMAAAEEMEYEKAARLRDDIGALKRALEKNAVVLADATDADLIALAEDELEAAVQIFHVRGGRVRGQRGWVTDKVENVDTAGLVEHALQQLYGEESGDAVPKEVLVPALPEDTGAVTEWLTGRRGAAVSLRVPQRGDKKALMETVERNALQALGLHKTKRASDLTTRSRALEEIAEALGLDSAPLRIECFDISHLQGEDVVASMVVFEDGLARKSEYRRFQIKGFEGQDDVRSMHEVITRRFKRYLAEKDRTGEWIGGDDPVHEALEDDGRPKKFAYPPQLVVVDGGQPQVAAAKRALDELGIDDVAVCGLAKRLEEVWLPHEDDPVVLPRSSEGLYLLQRVRDTAHDFAIRYQRSKRSKRIRTSPLDAVPGLGETRKQALIKHFGSVKRLRQATIEQICEVPGMGRKTAESVVVALAQTAPPAPAVNTATGEIIEESDGGSTT, encoded by the coding sequence AGATCCCCGACTCGCCGGGGGTCTACCGGTTCCGTGACGAGCACCGCCGGGTGATCTACGTCGGCAAGGCCAAGAGCCTGCGCCAGCGCCTCGCCAGCTATTTCCAGGACCTGGCGAACCTGCACCCGCGCACCCGCACCATGGTCACCACCGCGGCCTCCGTCGAGTGGACGGTCGTCTCCACCGAGGTGGAGGCGCTGCAGCTGGAATACTCCTGGATCAAGGAGTACGACCCCCGGTTCAACGTCAAGTACCGCGACGACAAGAGCTATCCGTATCTGGCGGTCACCCTCAACGAGGAGTTCCCGAGGGTGCAGGTCATGCGCGGTGCCAAGCGCAAGGGCGTGCGGTACTTCGGTCCTTACGGGCACGCCTGGGCCATCCGCGAGACCGTCGACCTGATGCTGCGCGTCTTCCCCGTGCGCACCTGCTCCGCGGGCGTCTTCCGCAACCACGTGCAGAAGGGCCGCCCCTGTCTGCTCGGTTACATCGGCAAGTGCTCCGCGCCCTGTGTGGGCCGTGTCACCCCCGAGGAGCACCGCGAACTGGCCGAGGAGTTCTGCGACTTCATGGCCGGCCGCACCGGCACCTACATCCGCCGCCTCGAGAAGCAGATGATGGCGGCCGCCGAGGAGATGGAGTACGAGAAGGCCGCCCGGCTGCGCGACGACATAGGGGCCCTCAAGCGCGCCCTCGAGAAGAACGCGGTGGTGCTGGCCGACGCGACCGACGCCGACCTCATCGCGCTCGCGGAGGACGAGCTGGAGGCCGCCGTGCAGATCTTCCACGTCCGCGGCGGCCGCGTCCGCGGACAGCGCGGCTGGGTCACCGACAAGGTCGAGAACGTGGACACGGCCGGCCTGGTCGAGCACGCGCTCCAGCAGCTGTACGGCGAGGAGAGCGGCGACGCGGTCCCCAAGGAGGTCCTGGTCCCCGCCCTGCCGGAGGACACGGGCGCCGTCACCGAGTGGCTGACCGGCCGGCGCGGCGCGGCCGTCTCCCTGCGCGTTCCGCAGCGCGGCGACAAGAAGGCCCTGATGGAGACGGTCGAGCGCAACGCGCTCCAGGCCCTCGGGCTGCACAAGACCAAGCGCGCCAGCGATCTCACCACCCGCTCCCGTGCCCTGGAGGAGATCGCAGAGGCGCTCGGCCTGGACTCGGCCCCGCTGCGCATCGAGTGCTTCGACATCTCGCACCTCCAGGGCGAGGACGTGGTGGCGTCCATGGTCGTCTTCGAGGACGGCCTCGCCCGCAAGAGCGAGTACCGCCGCTTCCAGATCAAGGGCTTCGAGGGGCAGGACGACGTCCGCTCCATGCACGAGGTGATCACCCGGCGTTTCAAGCGGTACCTCGCGGAGAAGGACCGCACCGGCGAGTGGATCGGCGGTGACGACCCGGTGCACGAGGCGCTGGAGGACGACGGCCGGCCCAAGAAGTTCGCCTACCCGCCGCAGCTGGTCGTCGTCGACGGCGGGCAGCCCCAGGTCGCCGCCGCCAAGCGCGCGCTGGACGAGCTCGGGATCGACGACGTCGCGGTCTGCGGTCTCGCCAAGCGGCTCGAGGAGGTCTGGCTGCCGCACGAGGACGATCCCGTGGTCCTGCCGCGTTCGAGCGAGGGCCTGTATCTCCTCCAGCGGGTGCGTGACACGGCTCACGACTTCGCCATCCGCTATCAGCGCTCCAAGCGGTCCAAGCGCATCAGGACCAGCCCCCTGGACGCGGTCCCCGGTCTCGGGGAGACCAGGAAGCAGGCTCTGATCAAGCATTTCGGTTCGGTCAAGCGCCTGCGGCAGGCGACAATCGAGCAGATCTGCGAGGTTCCCGGCATGGGCCGTAAGACCGCGGAGTCGGTCGTCGTGGCCCTGGCGCAGACGGCGCCGCCCGCGCCCGCCGTGAACACCGCGACAGGAGAGATCATTGAAGAGAGCGACGGGGGCAGCACGACATGA